The genomic interval GGCTACGTACTGGGCGCCGTGGCCGCCGCCAGTTACGGACTCAATCCGCTCTTCGCGCTGCCCCTCTACGGGGCGGGGCTGGGTCCGGATTCGGTCCTTTTCTACCGCTATCTGCTGGCTGTCGTCATGCTCGGTTCGCTGATGATCTTCCGGCGGCAGTCCTTCGCGCTCACACGGCGCGACATCCTGCCGCTGGCGGTCATGGGACTGCTTTTTTCCTTCTCGTCGCTGTGCCTGTTCGCCAGCTACAACTACATGGACGCGGGCATCGCCTCGACGATCCTGTTCCTCTACCCCGTGATGGTGGCCGTCATCATGTCGGCTTGCTTCGGCGAGCGGGTCACCGCCTCCACCGTGCTTTCGATTCTGCTGGCTCTGGGCGGCATCGCGCTGCTCTACAAGGGCGGCGACGGAGCCACGCTGAGCCTTGCGGGCGTTGCGCTGGTCTTCCTCTCGTCGCTCTGCTACGCCGTTTATATCGTGGGGGTCAATCGCTCTTCGCTGCGCGACCTTTCGACCGAGAAGCTGACTTTCTATTCGCTGCTCTTCGGCCTGAGCGTCTATCTGGTCCGTCTGCGGGGCGTCGCCGGTTTGCAGATGATCCCTTCGCCGCTGCTTTGGATCAATGCCGTCTCGCTGGCGCTGTTTCCCACGATCGTCTCGCTCGTCACGATGGCCGGCGCCATCCGCCGCATCGGCTCCACGCCCACGGCGATTCTCGGGGCGCTGGAACCCGTCACGGCGCTCTTTTTCGGTGTGCTGGTCTTCGGCGAACGGCTCACGCCGCGCATTCTCACGGGTGTAGCGCTGATTCTTGCCGCCGTGACACTCATCATCGCCGGCAAGTCGCTCCGCATCCCGACCGCCGCGACGCACCTCGCGCACTGGCTTTCGCGGCCCCGCCTGCCGCACTGGACCCTCGCCTGGCTGCGCCGTCTGCCGCTGCCGCGCCTGCGGCACGGGGCGAAATGAAAAAGCGGTCCGCTCTCCGGAGCCGGACCGCTTTCCGTTTCGGGCCGCGCGCCGTTACATGCGTCCTTTGTCCTCGGAGGC from Alistipes dispar carries:
- a CDS encoding EamA family transporter translates to MPGEKTRGYVLGAVAAASYGLNPLFALPLYGAGLGPDSVLFYRYLLAVVMLGSLMIFRRQSFALTRRDILPLAVMGLLFSFSSLCLFASYNYMDAGIASTILFLYPVMVAVIMSACFGERVTASTVLSILLALGGIALLYKGGDGATLSLAGVALVFLSSLCYAVYIVGVNRSSLRDLSTEKLTFYSLLFGLSVYLVRLRGVAGLQMIPSPLLWINAVSLALFPTIVSLVTMAGAIRRIGSTPTAILGALEPVTALFFGVLVFGERLTPRILTGVALILAAVTLIIAGKSLRIPTAATHLAHWLSRPRLPHWTLAWLRRLPLPRLRHGAK